One region of Cucurbita pepo subsp. pepo cultivar mu-cu-16 chromosome LG03, ASM280686v2, whole genome shotgun sequence genomic DNA includes:
- the LOC111790923 gene encoding DNA topoisomerase 2 isoform X4, translating into MAVEKKRPLQNSNAANVDSDPGGPKKTIEEMYQKKTQLEHILLRPDTYVGSIEKHTQNLWIYENDKMVHRSVTYVPGLYKIFDEILVNAADNKQRDPSMDSLKVVIDAEQNFISVFNNGDGVPVEVHQEEKVYVPELIFGHLLTSSNYDDTEKKTTGGRNGYGAKLTNIFSTEFVIETADGRRLKKYKQVFSDNMGKKSEPIITKCKEGDNWTKVTFKPDLAKFNMTHLEDDVVALMKKRVLDLAGCLGKTVKVELNGQRVPVKSFQDYVDFYLKSAAAFQTEPPKRYHIRPNERWEIVVTLSEGQFQQVSFVNGIATIKGGTHVDYITNQIANYVMTVVNKKNKNANVKAHNVKSYLWVFINALIDNPAFDSQTKETLTIRQSSFGSACELTPDFLKNVATKSGIMDSVLSWVNFKQSKDLKKTDGAKTEKISGIEKLEDANCAGGKNSEKCTLILTEGDSAKALAMAGLGVVGRDFYGVFPLRGKLLNVREASSKQITENKEIQYIKQILGLQQGKEYNNAKALRYGHLMIMTDQDHDGSHIKGLLINFIHSFWPSLLRVPSFLVEFITPIVKATHRNGTVLSFYTMPEYEAWKDNLRGNASGWSIKYYKGLGTSTSKEGREYFEQLAKHKKDFIWQDEHDGEAIELAFSKKKIEERKNWLRQFEAGTHLDQSEKLIKYSDFVNKELILFSMADLQRSIPSMVDGLKPGQRKILFCSFKRNFIKEAKVSQFSGYVSEHSAYHHGEQSLASTIIGMAQDFVGSNNINLLLPNGQFGTRNHGGKDHASSRYIYTKLSNATRFLFPKDDDKLLNYLNEDGQSIEPTWYMPIIPTVLVNGSEGIGTGWSSYIPNYNPRDIIRNVRRMLNGEAMLPMDPWYRGFSGTIEKTATKEGGTSYTVSGIIEEVSDTTLRITELPVRRWTNDYKDFLDSVTRVSTKNDKDKEKAAKDPFIEQADHHSDDKTVSIDVHLTEENMILAMQEGLKKKFKLTTTVSTSNMHLFDANGVIKKYDTPEQILEEFFPLRLEFFEKRKRNLLENLETELLKLENKVRFILAVVNGEIIVSNRRRVDLFHELQEKGFTPFPKKTKSVEPEVAGASNETDEAEESPEVVKGERVSDYEYLLALAIGTLTIEKVQELCNERDKFKGEVEELRKATPKSLWLKDLDYLEKELDEMDRNDAQADEVRKQQRIKNNDVKPKISRNAPKAPRNSKKTSNSETITESMDITTSSSTTTEVANNPVVKPKGKAAPRKAPAKKGKAAVLDDDDDDEVLELKDRLAAYKLESSPEPSEVSAMETEVPKVQAAAKKKEPSKRAAAKKKTTAKSAQISDDSDNGDFEIKEIAPPAAKKGGGRKAAANAKTTKTTKKQEPVARLGQKLITQMLEPTENSGISPEKKVRKIRESPFNKKSGSMLGRKIGEEEEEVEAGNEGKMMGSASSETTDEEVGRVPLARGRSQRTNRTQVRYVVSDSDSEPVYEDSDFDEEADLDED; encoded by the exons ATGGCCGTGGAGAAGAAGCGCCCATTGCAGAACAGCAACGCCGCCAATGTCGACTCCGATCCGGGGGGGCCAAAGAAAACAATCGAAGAAATGTACCAGAAGAAGACTCAGCTAGAGCACATCCTCCTCAGACCCGATACCTATGTCGGATCAATCGAAAAGCACACCCAGAATCTCTGGATTTACGAGAACGACAAGATGGTCCACCGATCCGTCACATATGTGCCTGGTCTTTACAAGATCtttgatgaaattttggtCAATGCTGCAGATAATAAGCAGAGAGACCCCTCGATGGACTCGCTCAAGGTTGTAATTGACGCTGAGCAGAATTTTATCAGTGTGTTCAACAATGGAGATGGAGTTCCGGTTGAAGTTCATCAGGAAGAAAAGGTTTATGTGCCTGAGTTGATCTTCGGACATCTGTTGACTAGTAGTAACTATGATGATACTGAGAAGAAAACCACTGGTGGACGCAACGGCTACGGTGCGAAACTTACGAATATTTTTTCTACTGAATTTGTGATCGAGACGGCAGATGGAAGACGTCTGAAGAAGTATAAGCAG GTATTCTCTGATAACATGGGGAAAAAATCTGAGCCGATCATAACAAAGTGCAAGGAGGGTGATAATTGGACCAAGGTGACTTTTAAGCCAGACTTGGCTAAGTTCAACATGACTCATCTTGAAGATGACGTTGTTGCACTGATGAAAAAGAGAGTGCTGGATTTGGCCGGATGCCTCGGTAAAACCGTGAAAGTTGAGCTAAATGGACAAAGGGTCCCTGTTAAATCGTTTCAAGATTATGTAGACTTCTATCTCAAATCGGCAGCCGCATTCCAGACGGAACCTCCAAAAAG GTATCACATTCGGCCTAATGAGAGATGGGAAATCGTGGTGACCTTAAGTGAGGGCCAGTTCCAGCAG GTCAGCTTTGTGAACGGGATTGCAACTATCAAGGGTGGGACTCATGTCGATTACATTACTAATCAAATAGCAAATTATGTTATGACTGTTGTAaataagaagaacaaaaatgcTAACGTGAAGGCCCACAACGTGAAGAGCTATTTGTGGGTTTTTATCAACGCTCTCATTGATAATCCTGCCTTCGACTCCCAAACCAAGGAAACCTTGACAATTCGTCAAAGCAGTTTCGGCTCTGCATGCGAACTTACGCCAGACTTTTTGAAGAACG TGGCCACGAAATCTGGCATTATGGATAGCGTTCTCTCGTGGGTTAATTTCAAGCAAAGCAAAGACCTGAAGAAAACGGATGGagcaaaaacagaaaagattAGTGGTATAGAAAAGTTGGAGGATGCCAATTGCGCTGGAGGGAAGAATTCGGAAAAATGTACCTTAATTTTGACAGAAGGAGATTCAGCCAAGGCCCTTGCa ATGGCTGGTCTCGGTGTAGTAGGTCGAGATTTTTATGGCGTATTCCCACTGAGAGGTAAATTGCTCAATGTGAGGGAAGCAAGCAGTAAACAGATCACTGAGAATAAAGAAATCCAATACATCAAGCAAATTCTTGGACTTCAGCAAGGGAAGGAATACAACAATGCTAAGGCTTTGAGATATGGTCATTTGATGATTATGACCGATCAG GATCACGATGGTTCGCACATTAAAGGGCTCTTGATCAACTTTATTCATTCTTTCTGGCCTTCCCTCTTAAGAGTGCCGTCGTTTTTGGTTGAATTCATAACGCCTATTGTCAAG GCTACTCATAGGAATGGAACTGTTTTATCATTCTATACCATGCCCGAGTACGAGGCTTGGAAAGATAACTTAAGGGGCAATGCAAGTGGCTGGTCAATCAAGTACTATAAG GGGTTGGGAACAAGCACATctaaagaaggaagagagtACTTCGAACAGCTGGCAAAGCACAAGAAAGATTTTATTTGGCAAGATGAACATGACGGGGAGGCGATTGAGCTTGCTTTCAGTaagaagaagattgaagagaggaagaatTGGCTCCGTCAATTTGAG GCTGGTACCCATCTAGATCAGTCAGaaaaattgatcaaatatAGCGACTTCGTCAACAAGGAgcttatattattttcaatggcTGATTTACAAAGGTCTATTCCCTCAATGGTTGATGGCCTTAAACCTGGCCAAAGGAAGatccttttctgttctttcaaGAGAAACTTTATCAAAGAGGCAAAGGTTTCTCAATTTTCCGGTTATGTATCTGAGCATTCTGCTTATCATCACGGTGAGCAGAGTCTTGCTAGTACCATCATTGGAATGGCACAGGACTTTGTCGGCAGCAACAACATTAATCTTCTTCTACCAAATGGACAGTTTGGCACACGAAACCAT GGAGGCAAAGATCATGCAAGTTCTAGGTACATTTACACTAAACTTTCAAATGCTACACGATTCCTTTTCCCGAAAGACGACGACAAACTTCTTAACTACTTAAATGAAGACGGCCAGTCGATTGAACCAACCTG GTATATGCCTATCATACCAACCGTTCTTGTCAACGGAAGTGAGGGAATAGGAACTGGTTGGAGTTCGTACATTCCAAATTATAATCCTAGAGACATCATTAGAAATGTAAGACGCATGTTGAATGGTGAAGCGATGTTGCCAATGGATCCCTGGTATAGAGGTTTTTCAGGAACTATAGAGAAAACTGCCACTAAAGAAGGAGGTACTAGTTACACTGTTAGTGGAATTATTGAGGAAGTCAGCGACACGACGTTAAGAATAACCGAGTTGCCAGTCCGCCGATGGACTAATGATTACAAGGACTTTCTTGACTCTGTAACAAGAGTTTCAACAAAGAATGacaaagataaagaaaaagcaGCGAAGGATCCTTTTATTGAG CAAGCTGACCACCACAGCGATGACAAAACTGTTTCCATTGATGTTCACTTGACGGAGGAAAACATGATACTGGCCATGCAGGAaggtttgaagaagaaattcaaattaactACAACTGTTAGCACTAGCAACATGCATCTGTTTGATGCAAATGGCGTGATTAAGAAATATGACACACCAGAACAAA TTCTTGAGGAGTTTTTCCCTCTTAGACTTGAATTCtttgagaaaagaaag AGAAATCTTTTGGAAAACCTTGAAACGGAGTTGCTCAAACTGGAAAACAAGGTGAGGTTTATCCTTGCTGTTGTGAATGGAGAGATAATAGTAAGCAATAGAAGAAGAGTAGATTTGTTCCATGAGCTTCAAGAGAAAGGCTTTACACCCTTTCCTAAGAAGACTAAATCCGTTGAGCCGGAGGTTGCCGGGGCATCAAACGAAACAGATGAGGCAGAGGAGAGTCCGGAAGTAGTAAAAGGGGAACGAGTCAGTGATTACGAGTATCTACTCGCTCTGGCAATCGGAACCTTGACCATCGAGAAGGTTCAGGAGCTATGTAATGAGAGAGACAAGTTCAAAGGGGAAGTGGAAGAGCTGAGGAAGGCAACCCCGAAGTCTTTGTGGCTGAAAGATCTTGATTATCTCGAGAAGGAACTTGAT GAGATGGATAGAAATGATGCTCAGGCAGATGAGGTAAGAAAACAgcagagaataaaaaataacgatGTAAAGCCAAAAATCTCTAGAAATGCACCAAAAGCCCCACGCAACAGTAAGAAGACCAGCAATTCAGAAACCATCACGGAAAGTATGGACATAACAACATCTAGTTCTACAACAACGGAAGttg CAAATAACCCGGTGGTGAAGCCCAAAGGCAAAGCAGCTCCAAGAAAAGCTCCTGCTAAAAAG GGTAAAGCTGCAGTTCTTGACgacgatgacgacgacgaAGTCCTCGAGCTTAAAGATCGTCTTGCTGCCTACAAACTTGAATCATCTCCTGAACCATCAGAag TTTCAGCCATGGAAACTGAAGTGCCGAAAGTACAAGCGGCGGCCAAGAAGAAAGAACCCAGCAAGAGAGCAGCTGCCAAGAAGAAAACTACTGCAAAGTCTGCTCAGATTTCCGATGACAGCGACAACGGGGACTTCGAAATAAAGGAGATAGCCCCTCCAGCAGCCAAGAagggaggaggaagaaaggCAGCTGCAAATGccaaaacaaccaaaacaaCCAAGAAGCAAGAGCCGGTGGCGAGGTTGGGTCAGAAACTGATAACTCAGATGCTGGAGCCAACTGAGAACTCCGGCATCTCACCGGAGAAGAAAGTGAGGAAGATAAGAGAATCACCTTTCAACAAGAAAAGTGGCTCTATGTTGGGAAGAAAAATtggggaagaggaagaggaagtaGAAGCTGGAAATGAAGGAAAGATGATGGGTTCTGCTTCTTCTGAGACTACTGATGAAGAAGTCGGCCGAGTTCCGCTGGCAAGAGGAAGATCACAGAGGACAAACAGAACTCAGGTCAGATATGTGGTTAGTGATTCAGATAGCGAACCAGTTTATGAGGATTCCGACTTTGATGAAGAAGCCGACTTGGATGAAGATTGA
- the LOC111790923 gene encoding DNA topoisomerase 2 isoform X6 produces the protein MAVEKKRPLQNSNAANVDSDPGGPKKTIEEMYQKKTQLEHILLRPDTYVGSIEKHTQNLWIYENDKMVHRSVTYVPGLYKIFDEILVNAADNKQRDPSMDSLKVVIDAEQNFISVFNNGDGVPVEVHQEEKVYVPELIFGHLLTSSNYDDTEKKTTGGRNGYGAKLTNIFSTEFVIETADGRRLKKYKQVFSDNMGKKSEPIITKCKEGDNWTKVTFKPDLAKFNMTHLEDDVVALMKKRVLDLAGCLGKTVKVELNGQRVPVKSFQDYVDFYLKSAAAFQTEPPKRYHIRPNERWEIVVTLSEGQFQQVSFVNGIATIKGGTHVDYITNQIANYVMTVVNKKNKNANVKAHNVKSYLWVFINALIDNPAFDSQTKETLTIRQSSFGSACELTPDFLKNVATKSGIMDSVLSWVNFKQSKDLKKTDGAKTEKISGIEKLEDANCAGGKNSEKCTLILTEGDSAKALAMAGLGVVGRDFYGVFPLRGKLLNVREASSKQITENKEIQYIKQILGLQQGKEYNNAKALRYGHLMIMTDQDHDGSHIKGLLINFIHSFWPSLLRVPSFLVEFITPIVKATHRNGTVLSFYTMPEYEAWKDNLRGNASGWSIKYYKGLGTSTSKEGREYFEQLAKHKKDFIWQDEHDGEAIELAFSKKKIEERKNWLRQFEAGTHLDQSEKLIKYSDFVNKELILFSMADLQRSIPSMVDGLKPGQRKILFCSFKRNFIKEAKVSQFSGYVSEHSAYHHGEQSLASTIIGMAQDFVGSNNINLLLPNGQFGTRNHGGKDHASSRYIYTKLSNATRFLFPKDDDKLLNYLNEDGQSIEPTWYMPIIPTVLVNGSEGIGTGWSSYIPNYNPRDIIRNVRRMLNGEAMLPMDPWYRGFSGTIEKTATKEGGTSYTVSGIIEEVSDTTLRITELPVRRWTNDYKDFLDSVTRVSTKNDKDKEKAAKDPFIEQADHHSDDKTVSIDVHLTEENMILAMQEGLKKKFKLTTTVSTSNMHLFDANGVIKKYDTPEQILEEFFPLRLEFFEKRKRNLLENLETELLKLENKVRFILAVVNGEIIVSNRRRVDLFHELQEKGFTPFPKKTKSVEPEVAGASNETDEAEESPEVVKGERVSDYEYLLALAIGTLTIEKVQELCNERDKFKGEVEELRKATPKSLWLKDLDYLEKELDEMDRNDAQADEVRKQQRIKNNDVKPKISRNAPKAPRNSKKTSNSETITESMDITTSSSTTTEVANNPVVKPKGKAAPRKAPAKKGKAAVLDDDDX, from the exons ATGGCCGTGGAGAAGAAGCGCCCATTGCAGAACAGCAACGCCGCCAATGTCGACTCCGATCCGGGGGGGCCAAAGAAAACAATCGAAGAAATGTACCAGAAGAAGACTCAGCTAGAGCACATCCTCCTCAGACCCGATACCTATGTCGGATCAATCGAAAAGCACACCCAGAATCTCTGGATTTACGAGAACGACAAGATGGTCCACCGATCCGTCACATATGTGCCTGGTCTTTACAAGATCtttgatgaaattttggtCAATGCTGCAGATAATAAGCAGAGAGACCCCTCGATGGACTCGCTCAAGGTTGTAATTGACGCTGAGCAGAATTTTATCAGTGTGTTCAACAATGGAGATGGAGTTCCGGTTGAAGTTCATCAGGAAGAAAAGGTTTATGTGCCTGAGTTGATCTTCGGACATCTGTTGACTAGTAGTAACTATGATGATACTGAGAAGAAAACCACTGGTGGACGCAACGGCTACGGTGCGAAACTTACGAATATTTTTTCTACTGAATTTGTGATCGAGACGGCAGATGGAAGACGTCTGAAGAAGTATAAGCAG GTATTCTCTGATAACATGGGGAAAAAATCTGAGCCGATCATAACAAAGTGCAAGGAGGGTGATAATTGGACCAAGGTGACTTTTAAGCCAGACTTGGCTAAGTTCAACATGACTCATCTTGAAGATGACGTTGTTGCACTGATGAAAAAGAGAGTGCTGGATTTGGCCGGATGCCTCGGTAAAACCGTGAAAGTTGAGCTAAATGGACAAAGGGTCCCTGTTAAATCGTTTCAAGATTATGTAGACTTCTATCTCAAATCGGCAGCCGCATTCCAGACGGAACCTCCAAAAAG GTATCACATTCGGCCTAATGAGAGATGGGAAATCGTGGTGACCTTAAGTGAGGGCCAGTTCCAGCAG GTCAGCTTTGTGAACGGGATTGCAACTATCAAGGGTGGGACTCATGTCGATTACATTACTAATCAAATAGCAAATTATGTTATGACTGTTGTAaataagaagaacaaaaatgcTAACGTGAAGGCCCACAACGTGAAGAGCTATTTGTGGGTTTTTATCAACGCTCTCATTGATAATCCTGCCTTCGACTCCCAAACCAAGGAAACCTTGACAATTCGTCAAAGCAGTTTCGGCTCTGCATGCGAACTTACGCCAGACTTTTTGAAGAACG TGGCCACGAAATCTGGCATTATGGATAGCGTTCTCTCGTGGGTTAATTTCAAGCAAAGCAAAGACCTGAAGAAAACGGATGGagcaaaaacagaaaagattAGTGGTATAGAAAAGTTGGAGGATGCCAATTGCGCTGGAGGGAAGAATTCGGAAAAATGTACCTTAATTTTGACAGAAGGAGATTCAGCCAAGGCCCTTGCa ATGGCTGGTCTCGGTGTAGTAGGTCGAGATTTTTATGGCGTATTCCCACTGAGAGGTAAATTGCTCAATGTGAGGGAAGCAAGCAGTAAACAGATCACTGAGAATAAAGAAATCCAATACATCAAGCAAATTCTTGGACTTCAGCAAGGGAAGGAATACAACAATGCTAAGGCTTTGAGATATGGTCATTTGATGATTATGACCGATCAG GATCACGATGGTTCGCACATTAAAGGGCTCTTGATCAACTTTATTCATTCTTTCTGGCCTTCCCTCTTAAGAGTGCCGTCGTTTTTGGTTGAATTCATAACGCCTATTGTCAAG GCTACTCATAGGAATGGAACTGTTTTATCATTCTATACCATGCCCGAGTACGAGGCTTGGAAAGATAACTTAAGGGGCAATGCAAGTGGCTGGTCAATCAAGTACTATAAG GGGTTGGGAACAAGCACATctaaagaaggaagagagtACTTCGAACAGCTGGCAAAGCACAAGAAAGATTTTATTTGGCAAGATGAACATGACGGGGAGGCGATTGAGCTTGCTTTCAGTaagaagaagattgaagagaggaagaatTGGCTCCGTCAATTTGAG GCTGGTACCCATCTAGATCAGTCAGaaaaattgatcaaatatAGCGACTTCGTCAACAAGGAgcttatattattttcaatggcTGATTTACAAAGGTCTATTCCCTCAATGGTTGATGGCCTTAAACCTGGCCAAAGGAAGatccttttctgttctttcaaGAGAAACTTTATCAAAGAGGCAAAGGTTTCTCAATTTTCCGGTTATGTATCTGAGCATTCTGCTTATCATCACGGTGAGCAGAGTCTTGCTAGTACCATCATTGGAATGGCACAGGACTTTGTCGGCAGCAACAACATTAATCTTCTTCTACCAAATGGACAGTTTGGCACACGAAACCAT GGAGGCAAAGATCATGCAAGTTCTAGGTACATTTACACTAAACTTTCAAATGCTACACGATTCCTTTTCCCGAAAGACGACGACAAACTTCTTAACTACTTAAATGAAGACGGCCAGTCGATTGAACCAACCTG GTATATGCCTATCATACCAACCGTTCTTGTCAACGGAAGTGAGGGAATAGGAACTGGTTGGAGTTCGTACATTCCAAATTATAATCCTAGAGACATCATTAGAAATGTAAGACGCATGTTGAATGGTGAAGCGATGTTGCCAATGGATCCCTGGTATAGAGGTTTTTCAGGAACTATAGAGAAAACTGCCACTAAAGAAGGAGGTACTAGTTACACTGTTAGTGGAATTATTGAGGAAGTCAGCGACACGACGTTAAGAATAACCGAGTTGCCAGTCCGCCGATGGACTAATGATTACAAGGACTTTCTTGACTCTGTAACAAGAGTTTCAACAAAGAATGacaaagataaagaaaaagcaGCGAAGGATCCTTTTATTGAG CAAGCTGACCACCACAGCGATGACAAAACTGTTTCCATTGATGTTCACTTGACGGAGGAAAACATGATACTGGCCATGCAGGAaggtttgaagaagaaattcaaattaactACAACTGTTAGCACTAGCAACATGCATCTGTTTGATGCAAATGGCGTGATTAAGAAATATGACACACCAGAACAAA TTCTTGAGGAGTTTTTCCCTCTTAGACTTGAATTCtttgagaaaagaaag AGAAATCTTTTGGAAAACCTTGAAACGGAGTTGCTCAAACTGGAAAACAAGGTGAGGTTTATCCTTGCTGTTGTGAATGGAGAGATAATAGTAAGCAATAGAAGAAGAGTAGATTTGTTCCATGAGCTTCAAGAGAAAGGCTTTACACCCTTTCCTAAGAAGACTAAATCCGTTGAGCCGGAGGTTGCCGGGGCATCAAACGAAACAGATGAGGCAGAGGAGAGTCCGGAAGTAGTAAAAGGGGAACGAGTCAGTGATTACGAGTATCTACTCGCTCTGGCAATCGGAACCTTGACCATCGAGAAGGTTCAGGAGCTATGTAATGAGAGAGACAAGTTCAAAGGGGAAGTGGAAGAGCTGAGGAAGGCAACCCCGAAGTCTTTGTGGCTGAAAGATCTTGATTATCTCGAGAAGGAACTTGAT GAGATGGATAGAAATGATGCTCAGGCAGATGAGGTAAGAAAACAgcagagaataaaaaataacgatGTAAAGCCAAAAATCTCTAGAAATGCACCAAAAGCCCCACGCAACAGTAAGAAGACCAGCAATTCAGAAACCATCACGGAAAGTATGGACATAACAACATCTAGTTCTACAACAACGGAAGttg CAAATAACCCGGTGGTGAAGCCCAAAGGCAAAGCAGCTCCAAGAAAAGCTCCTGCTAAAAAG GGTAAAGCTGCAGTTCTTGACGACGATGACNTGT GA